Proteins from a single region of Companilactobacillus farciminis KCTC 3681 = DSM 20184:
- a CDS encoding DNA/RNA non-specific endonuclease codes for MMKKLVKLLMVLLMIPSVAYAGQQTEVEGKSEVISSQTYQKRTKKLVSKNKRLKKSITKLQKQIASDQQFVDEHSNQKTQQADNTNLANLDYNGTQEIIVNNNEPNFSQADLSTVNGAWQKYGDLDNLNRVTAANALLNVSLMPSAKREPLHWNPTGWHNKRISGGWLYNRSHLIGYQLTGQNNNPKNLMTGTRSLNSPEMLAHEMDIAYYLKQSSSHYIRYRVTPVFRGNELLPRGVQMEAQSVGDNSVHFNVYIFNVQDGVTLNYNDGTSQIG; via the coding sequence ATGATGAAAAAATTAGTTAAATTACTGATGGTTTTACTGATGATTCCAAGCGTCGCTTATGCCGGTCAGCAGACTGAAGTAGAAGGTAAGTCAGAGGTCATCAGCAGTCAAACTTATCAAAAACGTACTAAAAAATTAGTTTCTAAGAATAAAAGGTTGAAGAAGTCGATCACTAAACTTCAAAAGCAGATTGCATCTGATCAACAATTTGTCGATGAACATTCTAATCAGAAGACTCAACAAGCTGACAATACAAACTTGGCTAATCTTGACTATAATGGTACGCAAGAAATTATCGTCAATAATAATGAGCCTAATTTCTCGCAGGCTGATTTAAGTACGGTCAATGGTGCTTGGCAAAAGTATGGCGACTTGGATAATTTGAATCGAGTTACAGCAGCCAATGCTTTGTTGAACGTATCTTTGATGCCTTCTGCTAAACGTGAACCGCTCCATTGGAATCCAACTGGGTGGCATAACAAGCGTATCAGTGGTGGCTGGTTGTACAATCGTAGTCATTTGATTGGCTATCAACTAACTGGTCAAAATAACAATCCTAAGAATTTGATGACGGGAACTCGTTCATTGAATAGTCCGGAAATGTTAGCTCATGAAATGGACATCGCTTATTACTTGAAGCAAAGCAGTTCGCACTATATCAGATATCGTGTCACGCCAGTCTTTCGTGGCAATGAATTACTACCAAGAGGGGTTCAAATGGAAGCTCAATCAGTTGGCGATAATTCAGTTCACTTCAATGTTTATATTTTTAACGTGCAAGATGGCGTTACTTTGAATTACAACGATGGAACTAGTCAAATTGGATAA
- a CDS encoding MerR family transcriptional regulator, whose protein sequence is MKISEVSKVVGLSVATIRYYSDLGLIPSEKRDLTGERIFDDEAVVWLQGIKFQRELGIPISEIKKYLELCQETGPAAVKRRYKMLLKQREKAKRDFLDSVERMDIIDSKIKREEEIMKGKRSDSLSAARRFSQ, encoded by the coding sequence ATGAAAATTTCTGAAGTAAGTAAAGTTGTAGGATTATCGGTAGCCACCATTCGTTACTATTCAGATTTGGGATTGATTCCTTCCGAAAAAAGAGATTTAACCGGCGAACGAATTTTTGATGATGAAGCTGTCGTTTGGCTCCAAGGAATTAAATTTCAACGGGAGCTTGGCATTCCTATTTCCGAAATCAAAAAGTATTTGGAACTTTGCCAAGAAACTGGTCCCGCTGCCGTGAAACGTCGTTATAAAATGCTTCTCAAACAGCGTGAAAAAGCTAAACGAGACTTTCTAGATTCTGTCGAACGAATGGACATCATTGATTCAAAAATTAAACGTGAAGAAGAAATTATGAAGGGAAAAAGGTCTGACAGTTTGAGTGCCGCCAGACGTTTTTCCCAGTAA
- a CDS encoding SDR family oxidoreductase: protein MSKIIVITGASSGIGESSAKLLAKQGNTVVLGARRENRLEKITQDIKNDGGQASFRVTDVTVLSQVQALAQYALNTYGRIDVWINNAGLMPRSELIKGRVDEWDKMIDVNLKGTLYGIDSALPIMRKQSSGQIINIASVAGHATSIGSSVYSATKFGVRAISEALRKEEAAAKSNIRITVISPGAVKTELLDHVKDLETKQNLDAFYHAYAISSDRVAQAIAFAINMPDDTTMNEIVMRPTSQQ from the coding sequence ATGAGTAAAATTATCGTCATTACTGGTGCTTCTAGTGGTATCGGTGAAAGTAGCGCTAAATTGTTGGCTAAGCAAGGAAATACGGTAGTTTTAGGTGCTCGGCGCGAGAATCGTTTGGAAAAAATCACTCAAGATATCAAGAATGACGGTGGACAGGCAAGTTTTAGAGTTACTGACGTTACGGTTCTGTCTCAAGTCCAAGCTCTTGCTCAATATGCTTTAAATACATATGGACGAATCGACGTTTGGATCAATAATGCTGGGTTGATGCCTCGTTCTGAATTAATCAAAGGTCGCGTTGACGAGTGGGATAAAATGATTGACGTTAACTTAAAAGGTACACTCTATGGAATTGACTCTGCCCTACCAATCATGCGTAAACAAAGTAGTGGTCAAATCATCAATATTGCTTCTGTAGCTGGTCACGCTACTAGCATCGGTTCCAGTGTTTATTCTGCTACCAAATTTGGTGTTAGAGCCATCAGTGAAGCCCTACGCAAAGAAGAAGCTGCTGCTAAAAGCAACATTCGCATAACGGTCATTTCACCGGGGGCTGTCAAAACGGAATTGCTAGATCACGTTAAAGATCTTGAAACCAAACAAAATTTGGACGCCTTTTATCACGCTTACGCCATTAGTTCCGATCGGGTCGCACAAGCAATTGCCTTTGCCATCAACATGCCTGACGACACTACTATGAATGAGATTGTAATGCGCCCTACTTCTCAACAATAA
- the lacD gene encoding tagatose-bisphosphate aldolase — MYMTTPSKYAALEKMSDKNGVIAALAIDQRGSLKKMLAAAANKPANEEDIVEFKKAISSELTPYASAILLDPEYGLPASKVRADGSGLLVSYEKTGYDATEPGRLPDLISVWSVRRLKEAGADSIKFLLYIDPDEDKSIIDQKEAFVERVGDECVAEDIPFFVELVTYDDSIGDVKSAEYAKVKPHKVIEAMKEFSKPQYHIDVLKVEVPINLDYVEGFNGDNPVVYTKDEAIKYFKEQSDATKLPYIFLSAGVSAQAFRDELHLAKDADAKFNGVLCGRATWKGAIEPFAKDGEEAGKKWMNDQGKKNIEELNKVLAETATSWKEKVSKD, encoded by the coding sequence ATGTATATGACAACACCAAGTAAGTACGCAGCACTAGAAAAAATGTCTGACAAGAACGGAGTTATTGCAGCTCTTGCTATTGACCAACGTGGTTCACTAAAGAAAATGTTAGCCGCAGCTGCAAACAAACCAGCTAACGAAGAAGATATCGTTGAATTCAAAAAAGCTATTTCAAGTGAATTGACACCTTATGCTTCTGCTATCCTATTGGACCCAGAATATGGTCTTCCAGCTTCAAAAGTTAGAGCCGACGGTTCAGGTCTATTAGTTTCATACGAAAAGACAGGTTACGATGCAACAGAACCTGGTAGATTACCAGATTTGATTTCTGTATGGTCAGTACGTCGTTTGAAGGAAGCTGGAGCTGACTCAATCAAGTTCTTGCTATACATCGACCCAGACGAAGATAAATCAATCATCGATCAAAAGGAAGCCTTTGTAGAAAGAGTTGGTGACGAATGTGTTGCCGAAGATATTCCTTTCTTCGTTGAATTAGTTACATATGATGACTCAATTGGTGACGTTAAGAGTGCCGAATACGCTAAGGTAAAGCCTCACAAGGTTATCGAAGCTATGAAAGAATTCTCAAAGCCACAATATCACATTGATGTTTTGAAGGTTGAAGTTCCTATTAACCTTGACTACGTTGAAGGATTTAACGGCGACAACCCTGTTGTTTACACAAAGGATGAAGCTATCAAGTACTTCAAGGAACAAAGTGATGCTACTAAATTGCCATACATCTTCTTGAGTGCCGGTGTTTCTGCACAAGCCTTCAGAGATGAACTACACCTAGCTAAAGATGCTGATGCTAAGTTCAATGGTGTTCTATGTGGCCGTGCTACATGGAAAGGCGCTATCGAACCATTCGCTAAAGACGGTGAAGAAGCTGGTAAGAAGTGGATGAACGATCAAGGTAAGAAGAACATCGAAGAACTAAACAAGGTTCTTGCTGAAACTGCAACTTCATGGAAAGAAAAAGTTTCAAAAGACTAA
- a CDS encoding hexose kinase, with the protein MSNSVLTITMNPSVDISYPLEHLNIDTVNRVKDVSKTAGGKGLNVTRVLRQLGVSVTASGIIGGTIGQFITNQLDENDIDHAFMKISQESRNCIAILHDNGDQTEILEAGPILSKDDENAFLEHFNDQVGNFGLVTISGSLPQGLSTSLYSKMVQVAAKHDVPVVLDSSNEALRLALESDNKPFMIKPNQDEIAQLIGKEVTDLNDLKEKLATEEIFQGIPWVVVSLGSQGAFVKYQNNFFKVNIPKIHAVNPVGSGDSTVAGLAAGLVKNETPEDIMKRAMTVGILNTLQEKTGNIDISQYKDYFEKVDIVKY; encoded by the coding sequence ATGAGTAATTCGGTTTTAACAATCACCATGAACCCTTCAGTCGATATCTCTTATCCACTAGAACATCTTAATATTGATACCGTTAATCGTGTAAAAGATGTTTCCAAGACAGCTGGTGGTAAAGGATTAAACGTTACTAGGGTTTTGAGACAATTAGGCGTTTCCGTAACAGCATCAGGTATCATCGGTGGAACAATTGGTCAGTTTATTACTAATCAATTGGATGAGAATGACATCGATCACGCTTTTATGAAAATCAGTCAGGAATCACGTAACTGTATCGCTATCTTACACGACAATGGCGATCAAACAGAGATTCTTGAAGCCGGTCCTATCCTTTCAAAAGACGATGAAAATGCTTTTCTAGAGCACTTCAACGATCAAGTTGGTAACTTTGGATTGGTAACAATTTCTGGTAGCTTACCACAAGGACTTTCAACAAGTCTTTATTCTAAAATGGTACAAGTTGCTGCTAAACATGATGTCCCTGTCGTCTTAGACAGTTCAAATGAAGCATTGCGTTTGGCTCTAGAAAGTGACAACAAACCATTTATGATCAAACCTAATCAAGATGAAATCGCTCAATTAATTGGCAAAGAAGTCACTGATTTGAACGACTTGAAGGAAAAACTAGCAACCGAAGAAATTTTCCAAGGAATTCCTTGGGTTGTAGTATCACTCGGATCACAGGGCGCATTCGTTAAATACCAAAATAACTTCTTCAAAGTAAACATTCCAAAAATACACGCCGTTAACCCTGTTGGTTCTGGTGACTCTACTGTAGCTGGTTTAGCCGCAGGTTTAGTCAAGAATGAAACACCAGAAGATATCATGAAAAGAGCTATGACAGTCGGAATCCTAAATACTTTGCAGGAAAAGACTGGAAATATTGACATTAGCCAATATAAAGATTATTTTGAAAAGGTAGACATAGTTAAGTACTAA
- the lacB gene encoding galactose-6-phosphate isomerase subunit LacB, which translates to MIIALGNDHIVTDTKIKISEMLKAMGHKVIDVGTYDHTRTHYPIYGLRVANLVRDGKADYGVVLCGTGVGISTAADKNQGVRAALVADTTAAKYAKEHLNANVISFGGAVVGEHLAEEIVKTFLAADYLGEDDDLVKKIDAVEAKDNPEQHDNPHFYDHEMKLWDEGFYHD; encoded by the coding sequence ATGATTATTGCATTAGGAAACGACCATATTGTTACAGATACTAAAATTAAAATTTCAGAAATGTTAAAGGCTATGGGCCACAAGGTTATTGATGTTGGTACATACGACCACACAAGAACTCACTACCCTATCTACGGACTACGTGTTGCTAACCTTGTTCGTGATGGCAAAGCTGATTACGGTGTTGTACTTTGTGGTACAGGTGTTGGTATCTCAACTGCTGCCGACAAGAACCAAGGTGTACGTGCTGCTCTAGTTGCTGATACAACAGCTGCTAAGTATGCTAAGGAACACTTGAATGCTAATGTTATCAGTTTCGGTGGTGCCGTTGTTGGTGAACACTTGGCTGAAGAAATCGTTAAGACATTCCTTGCCGCTGACTACTTAGGCGAAGATGACGACCTAGTTAAGAAGATCGATGCTGTTGAAGCAAAAGACAATCCAGAACAACACGACAACCCTCACTTCTACGATCACGAAATGAAGCTATGGGACGAAGGATTCTACCACGACTAA
- the lacA gene encoding galactose-6-phosphate isomerase subunit LacA translates to MKIALASDKAGFELKNYIKNYLENEGKGYEIVDLTENEPAADFVDSSVELSHAVLDGKTDRGIMFDEYGTGSAMASNKIHGMVTANVTEENTAHMTTQHNGAKAIAIGAGIVGKKRAESIVDEYLGVDYAGGRHQIRLDMLEKLY, encoded by the coding sequence ATGAAAATCGCACTAGCTTCAGATAAAGCAGGATTTGAATTAAAGAACTACATCAAGAACTATCTTGAAAATGAAGGCAAAGGTTACGAAATCGTTGACCTAACAGAAAACGAACCAGCTGCAGACTTTGTTGATTCATCAGTTGAACTTTCACACGCCGTACTAGATGGCAAGACAGATCGTGGAATTATGTTTGATGAATATGGTACAGGTTCAGCTATGGCAAGTAACAAGATTCATGGCATGGTTACAGCTAACGTTACTGAAGAAAACACAGCTCACATGACAACACAACACAACGGTGCTAAAGCTATTGCTATCGGTGCTGGAATCGTTGGTAAGAAACGTGCTGAATCAATCGTTGATGAATACTTAGGTGTTGATTACGCTGGTGGACGTCACCAAATCCGTTTGGACATGCTAGAAAAATTATATTAA
- a CDS encoding DeoR/GlpR family DNA-binding transcription regulator, translating to MLKKERFLKILSELDKNDIVTVNDLTTLLDCSDMTIRRDLEELSESGKLIRIHGGAQKISVSPLEEASHVEKREVHIKEKQDIAKLAANEIDNFDTIFIGPGTTLELIAQNIKNINSLRVVTISIPVFESFKNSDLNCELILAGGIYRSRSGTLIGALASNAVSGLKFDKAFVGVNGIQNSQIMTANTEEGRIQSVALNNSQTKYIVADKYKLNRNDFYTFYSLDDIDYLVTNKSTSKETIDYYQQYVRLITN from the coding sequence TTGTTAAAGAAAGAACGCTTTCTAAAGATACTATCGGAATTAGATAAAAACGACATCGTTACTGTCAATGACTTAACTACATTATTGGATTGTTCTGATATGACCATTCGCAGAGATCTTGAAGAGTTGTCGGAATCTGGCAAGTTGATCAGGATTCACGGAGGAGCACAAAAAATCAGTGTTTCCCCATTGGAAGAAGCTTCTCACGTTGAGAAACGAGAAGTTCATATTAAGGAAAAACAAGACATAGCTAAATTAGCGGCAAACGAAATCGATAATTTCGATACTATCTTTATCGGTCCAGGAACAACGCTTGAACTGATTGCTCAAAATATTAAAAACATTAATTCTTTGAGAGTCGTGACAATTAGTATTCCTGTCTTTGAAAGCTTTAAAAATTCAGATCTTAACTGTGAACTGATTTTGGCTGGCGGTATTTATCGGAGTCGCTCAGGAACATTGATTGGAGCTTTAGCAAGTAATGCGGTGAGTGGATTGAAATTCGATAAAGCATTCGTAGGTGTCAATGGTATTCAAAATTCACAAATTATGACTGCCAATACCGAAGAAGGTCGGATTCAAAGCGTTGCTTTAAACAATTCCCAGACAAAATATATCGTCGCCGATAAATACAAACTTAATAGAAATGATTTCTATACCTTCTATAGTTTGGACGACATTGATTATCTGGTTACTAACAAGAGCACTTCCAAAGAAACTATCGATTACTATCAACAGTATGTAAGACTTATAACCAACTAA
- a CDS encoding PTS sugar transporter subunit IIA, producing the protein MGELATDQLFSENEVYISKASTQEDVFREIADSLLKKDLVTKDFINNLLEREQNYPTGIDMSVVSPKIPNIAIPHTESEFVKARMIVPIKLDKEISFHNMIDPSKEFPVKFLFMILNNDPEGQSNILAQIMDFMARTSENELVPFFKSDDPKEIYSFLDRKFTKYAKSNE; encoded by the coding sequence ATGGGTGAATTAGCTACTGATCAACTATTTAGCGAAAACGAAGTTTATATTTCAAAAGCTTCAACACAAGAGGATGTGTTTCGTGAAATAGCTGATTCTTTATTAAAGAAGGATCTAGTAACTAAGGACTTCATTAATAATTTATTGGAACGCGAACAAAACTATCCTACTGGAATTGATATGTCAGTTGTATCTCCAAAGATACCAAACATCGCAATCCCACATACGGAAAGTGAGTTTGTTAAAGCAAGAATGATTGTTCCAATTAAATTGGATAAAGAGATTTCCTTCCATAATATGATTGATCCATCGAAGGAATTCCCAGTGAAGTTTTTATTCATGATCCTAAATAATGATCCAGAAGGCCAATCAAACATTTTGGCACAGATCATGGACTTTATGGCTCGTACTTCTGAAAACGAGCTTGTACCATTCTTTAAGAGTGACGATCCAAAAGAGATTTATTCTTTCTTAGATCGTAAATTTACTAAGTATGCAAAGAGTAACGAATAG
- a CDS encoding PTS fructose transporter subunit IIB, producing the protein MFKILAACGAGVNSSHQIKDALETEMSNRGYDVQADAVMVKDITEDMMKDYDLFTPIAATDLGFTPSCPVVDAGPILYRMPAMAKPVYDQVEQAIKDSGKA; encoded by the coding sequence ATGTTTAAAATTTTAGCTGCTTGTGGTGCCGGAGTTAACTCAAGTCACCAAATCAAAGACGCTTTGGAAACAGAAATGAGCAATCGTGGTTACGATGTTCAAGCTGATGCCGTAATGGTTAAGGACATCACAGAAGATATGATGAAGGATTACGATTTGTTCACACCAATCGCTGCTACAGATCTTGGCTTTACACCAAGTTGTCCAGTTGTTGATGCCGGTCCTATCCTATATAGAATGCCTGCTATGGCAAAACCTGTATATGACCAAGTAGAACAAGCCATTAAGGACAGCGGTAAAGCATAG
- a CDS encoding PTS galactitol transporter subunit IIC — protein sequence MSGIIDFANMIFKPLIDLGAAPMMLIVLTIIALVFRVKFSKALEGGIKLAIALTAISAVIGLLTTAFQDALNAFVKSTGIQLSVTDLGWAPLATITWGSPYTLFFLLVLVIVNIVMILMNKTNTLDVDIFDVWHLAFVGLLAMFFGANLLITTILVIFIGVLKIINSDLMKPTFNDLLNAPASNPMTTTHMNYMMNPIIMVFDKIFDKIFPWLDKYDFDAAALNKKIGFWGSKFAIGIYLGIFIGLLSHQGVKEIFTLSFTAAFCLELFSQIGAWFIAAVEPLSQGITDFANKKLKGRTMNVGLDWPFIAGRAEIWAAANVLAPIMLLEALVLPGNKILPLGGIIAMGVTPALLVVTRGKIIRMIVIGAIELPLFLWAGTLSAPMVTETAKKLGAFPKGLASGTMISHSTMEGPIEKFLAYLVGNASTGEIKFVLYAALALVAYLLIFIWYAKQMKKRNKIYADEAAAKAK from the coding sequence ATGTCAGGAATAATTGATTTCGCCAATATGATTTTCAAGCCTTTAATTGACCTTGGTGCCGCACCAATGATGTTAATCGTTTTGACAATCATCGCTTTGGTATTTAGAGTTAAATTCTCTAAAGCTTTGGAGGGTGGTATTAAATTAGCCATCGCTCTTACAGCTATCAGTGCCGTTATTGGTTTGCTAACTACAGCTTTCCAAGATGCATTGAACGCCTTCGTTAAGTCAACTGGTATTCAACTATCAGTTACTGACTTAGGTTGGGCCCCACTTGCTACTATTACTTGGGGTTCTCCATACACATTGTTCTTCTTACTTGTCTTAGTTATCGTAAATATCGTTATGATTCTTATGAACAAGACAAATACGCTTGATGTTGATATTTTCGATGTTTGGCACTTGGCTTTCGTTGGATTGCTAGCTATGTTCTTTGGTGCAAACCTATTGATCACTACAATCCTAGTTATCTTCATTGGTGTTTTGAAGATTATCAATTCAGATTTGATGAAACCTACTTTTAATGATCTATTAAACGCTCCAGCTTCAAACCCAATGACTACAACACACATGAACTACATGATGAACCCAATTATCATGGTCTTCGATAAGATTTTTGATAAAATCTTCCCATGGCTTGATAAATATGACTTCGATGCTGCCGCATTGAACAAGAAGATTGGATTCTGGGGAAGTAAATTCGCCATTGGTATTTATTTAGGTATCTTTATCGGTTTACTTTCACACCAAGGTGTTAAGGAAATCTTTACACTATCATTTACAGCTGCATTCTGTTTGGAGTTATTCTCACAAATCGGTGCTTGGTTTATCGCCGCTGTTGAACCATTATCACAAGGTATTACAGACTTTGCTAACAAGAAACTTAAGGGTCGTACAATGAACGTTGGACTTGACTGGCCATTTATCGCCGGACGTGCTGAAATCTGGGCTGCCGCTAACGTTTTGGCTCCTATCATGCTTCTTGAAGCTTTAGTACTACCTGGAAACAAGATCTTGCCTTTAGGTGGTATCATCGCCATGGGTGTTACACCAGCCTTGCTAGTTGTTACACGTGGTAAGATTATTCGTATGATCGTTATCGGTGCTATCGAACTTCCATTGTTCCTATGGGCCGGTACATTATCAGCTCCTATGGTTACTGAAACAGCTAAGAAACTTGGCGCATTCCCTAAGGGATTAGCATCAGGTACAATGATTTCCCACTCAACTATGGAAGGTCCTATTGAAAAATTCTTGGCTTACTTAGTAGGTAACGCTTCAACTGGTGAAATTAAATTTGTTCTTTACGCTGCATTAGCACTTGTTGCATACCTATTGATCTTCATCTGGTACGCAAAGCAAATGAAGAAGAGAAACAAAATTTATGCTGACGAAGCTGCTGCAAAAGCAAAATAA
- a CDS encoding diguanylate cyclase domain-containing protein, with protein sequence MKLKSADNMVFIGMLLILIYQYTLLYLSVVDGSWINFLIVSLVFILGLLLGRTTYIILGSVLSFVSMSAGGLMLMIPYTRSMYFWSAIALLTITPLTTYLMYLLDHQLLKRKALAQELAQLQQEKPDLEVITGALNKRALNVAIARELKLVYYHEKDYRFTLTMVKIDFLENIVNFLGNQKFNRLLRATAEHLSGMLFTVDHLYYIGAGRFVILSPMLGADNAPIMKKKIKDHIDDIAEEFGLARNALVLRMGQVTYSTQDRAKDHTVEDTLLQLERSAETDIVKEYM encoded by the coding sequence ATGAAATTAAAATCAGCAGATAACATGGTTTTTATAGGAATGCTTTTGATCCTCATATATCAATATACACTGTTGTATTTGAGCGTGGTTGATGGTTCATGGATCAACTTTTTAATCGTTTCGTTAGTTTTCATTTTAGGATTGTTGTTGGGTCGAACGACGTACATTATCCTAGGCAGTGTCTTGTCTTTTGTTAGTATGAGCGCTGGTGGCTTGATGTTGATGATTCCTTATACGAGGTCGATGTATTTTTGGTCAGCAATCGCTTTGTTGACGATTACACCATTGACGACTTATTTGATGTATTTATTGGATCATCAGTTGCTCAAAAGAAAAGCCTTGGCGCAAGAATTAGCTCAATTGCAACAAGAAAAACCTGACCTTGAAGTTATCACTGGAGCTTTGAATAAAAGAGCTTTGAATGTTGCGATTGCTCGTGAACTGAAATTAGTCTATTACCATGAAAAAGATTATCGTTTCACTTTAACAATGGTCAAAATCGATTTTCTAGAAAATATCGTCAATTTCTTAGGAAACCAAAAATTCAATCGTTTATTAAGAGCTACAGCTGAACATTTGAGCGGAATGTTATTTACCGTTGATCACTTGTACTATATCGGTGCTGGTCGCTTCGTAATTTTGTCACCAATGTTAGGAGCCGATAATGCGCCAATCATGAAGAAAAAAATCAAAGATCATATTGACGATATTGCCGAAGAATTTGGCTTGGCTCGGAATGCTTTAGTTTTAAGAATGGGACAAGTAACTTATTCTACTCAAGATAGAGCTAAAGACCACACAGTTGAAGATACTTTGTTGCAACTAGAGCGCAGTGCGGAAACTGATATCGTCAAAGAGTACATGTAA
- a CDS encoding glycosyltransferase, with the protein MIETFYVIAIITIWLSLIMMVVTLSGGVIFIFKHMQHTNVDKLPPLKRYPKVTLVVPAHNEEIVIQDTVKAILNLNYPKDRYELLVYADNCNDQTAQKVRELMALKQYKDCNFRVIERTGTGGKAGVLNDALKVSTGEYLGVYDADAAPETNALYFLVEKVLENPERYAAAFGRNKTRNYQQNFLTRCINLEIVNTQRIQHTGLWQLFKIGRIPGTNFIINKKIVQSIGGWNDGALTEDTAISFSLMREGKLIALAHRAEAFQQEPETLFAYYNQRKRWARGNYEVIMDNVKHLFDNTAWRIKLEVFYYVCTFFWFNFAIIVSNGIFLLNLIVAITHAFFPQVHQIVSLGAPLSILFMVNWLLMFFLYLLQMNIALASDYGQETVKNFMYTLVSYFTYAQLFIVVSVVAMWDIIRDKITGKNNTKWYKTQRF; encoded by the coding sequence ATGATTGAGACATTTTATGTGATTGCCATCATTACGATTTGGCTGTCATTGATCATGATGGTCGTAACTCTTAGTGGTGGCGTTATTTTTATTTTTAAACACATGCAGCACACTAATGTTGATAAATTGCCACCTTTGAAACGTTATCCTAAAGTTACTTTGGTCGTGCCGGCACACAATGAAGAAATCGTTATTCAAGATACCGTCAAAGCCATTTTAAATTTGAATTATCCTAAGGATCGCTATGAGTTGTTAGTCTATGCGGATAATTGTAATGATCAAACTGCCCAAAAAGTCCGTGAATTAATGGCCTTGAAGCAATATAAGGATTGTAATTTTCGAGTTATCGAGCGGACTGGTACCGGTGGTAAAGCTGGAGTTTTGAATGATGCTTTGAAAGTTTCAACAGGTGAGTATTTAGGAGTTTATGATGCCGATGCTGCTCCGGAAACTAATGCGTTGTATTTTCTAGTTGAAAAAGTGCTCGAAAATCCAGAACGTTACGCGGCAGCCTTTGGTCGCAATAAGACCCGTAACTATCAACAGAACTTTTTGACTCGTTGTATCAACTTGGAAATCGTCAATACCCAACGGATTCAACACACTGGGTTGTGGCAATTGTTCAAAATCGGTCGAATTCCCGGTACTAATTTCATCATTAATAAGAAGATAGTTCAATCGATCGGTGGTTGGAATGACGGTGCTTTAACTGAAGATACGGCGATTTCATTTAGTTTGATGCGTGAAGGTAAATTGATAGCTCTAGCTCATCGGGCGGAAGCCTTTCAACAAGAGCCGGAGACTTTGTTTGCTTACTATAATCAAAGAAAGCGTTGGGCTCGTGGTAACTATGAAGTTATCATGGATAATGTAAAACATTTGTTTGATAACACGGCTTGGCGAATCAAATTGGAAGTTTTCTATTACGTATGTACGTTTTTCTGGTTCAATTTTGCGATTATTGTTTCCAACGGGATTTTTCTATTAAATTTAATCGTGGCAATTACGCATGCGTTCTTTCCTCAAGTTCATCAAATCGTGTCCTTGGGAGCACCATTGTCGATTTTGTTCATGGTCAACTGGTTGTTGATGTTCTTCTTGTATTTGCTACAGATGAATATTGCTTTGGCAAGTGATTACGGACAAGAGACGGTCAAAAATTTCATGTACACGTTGGTATCTTATTTCACCTATGCTCAACTATTCATCGTCGTTTCAGTTGTGGCGATGTGGGATATTATCCGTGACAAAATTACAGGGAAGAATAATACGAAATGGTATAAAACTCAGCGTTTCTAA